One Methanobacterium sp. Maddingley MBC34 DNA window includes the following coding sequences:
- a CDS encoding putative transcriptional regulator, C-terminal CBS domain containing protein (PFAM: Domain of unknown function; CBS domain), translated as MPIKGENIAAIMNRNPGTIRNQMQSLRSMGIVKGVPGPRGGYKPTIDAYHALNLSAADDEETVPLFKKDKVVENLTVTRIEFTSLPQPGECEATIKVMGDIKQLDLGDKIRVGPSPVNKLVVNGIIVGRDDMDGVLLLDVRDIRSIPHKSVMEIASQDLITLDPSMDIKEAAWILSNNGIDGAPVVENDSVIGILTLIDITKAIANEEMDLKITNLMSKYIITVKQDVMIAEAIQIMNKNKIGRLIVTDEQDKPVGILTKTDILNQIAGLKYLTG; from the coding sequence ATGCCCATTAAAGGAGAAAATATTGCAGCGATTATGAACCGTAACCCTGGAACCATACGAAATCAAATGCAATCCTTAAGAAGTATGGGGATCGTGAAAGGCGTTCCAGGCCCAAGAGGCGGGTATAAACCAACAATAGATGCATACCATGCTTTAAATCTCAGTGCTGCCGATGACGAAGAAACCGTGCCTTTGTTTAAAAAAGATAAAGTGGTGGAAAATTTAACTGTTACCAGAATAGAATTCACCAGCCTTCCTCAGCCTGGAGAGTGTGAAGCAACTATAAAGGTCATGGGAGATATTAAACAGCTTGATCTTGGAGATAAAATACGAGTAGGGCCCAGTCCCGTGAATAAGCTCGTTGTGAATGGTATTATTGTTGGAAGGGATGATATGGATGGTGTTTTGCTCTTGGATGTCAGAGATATACGAAGCATACCCCATAAATCAGTGATGGAAATAGCCAGTCAGGATCTTATAACCCTGGATCCCAGTATGGATATAAAGGAAGCAGCATGGATCCTATCCAATAATGGAATAGACGGAGCCCCGGTAGTTGAAAATGATAGTGTTATAGGAATTTTAACCCTTATTGACATTACCAAAGCAATTGCCAATGAAGAAATGGATCTTAAAATAACCAATTTGATGTCCAAGTACATAATAACTGTTAAACAAGACGTGATGATTGCAGAAGCCATTCAAATTATGAACAAAAACAAAATTGGGCGTCTTATTGTCACTGATGAACAGGATAAACCCGTTGGAATTCTAACTAAAACCGATATTTTAAACCAGATCGCCGGTTTGAAATATTTAACTGGTTAA
- a CDS encoding ATP-utilizing enzymes of ATP-grasp superfamily (probably carboligase) (PFAM: Domain of unknown function (DUF1297); Protein of unknown function (DUF1246)), with amino-acid sequence MSKINRQEILDVLDGYDKEDITIATLGSHSSLHMFQGAKAEGFRTAVVCEKGREVPYKRFNVADEFIMVDKFSDIINEDVQQELRDMNSIVFPHGSFVAYAGLDNIETIFNVPMFGNRDILRWEAERDLERKLMTESGVRIPKKINNPSKIEGTVMVKFPGARGGRGYFVANSTEEFDQKIEAMLERKWIEEKDIKNAHMEEYVLGCNYCIHYFFSGLKDEVELLGIDSRYESTIDGLVRVPARDQLDIGANASYVVTGNHPVVLRESLLPQAFDIGDKITEGAKELVPPGFNGPFCMQTLVNDDLEIVVFEMSARSDGGTNTFMNGSAYSYLYYGEPLSMGRRMALEIKNGISENRLEEIIT; translated from the coding sequence ATGAGTAAAATAAACCGGCAGGAAATTCTGGATGTTTTGGATGGGTATGACAAGGAAGACATAACTATTGCGACTTTAGGAAGTCATTCATCCCTGCATATGTTTCAGGGAGCAAAAGCAGAGGGGTTCAGGACGGCAGTAGTTTGTGAAAAAGGACGGGAAGTTCCTTACAAAAGATTTAACGTTGCTGATGAATTCATTATGGTTGATAAATTTAGTGACATAATTAATGAGGATGTCCAGCAGGAATTAAGGGATATGAACAGTATAGTGTTCCCACATGGATCCTTCGTGGCCTATGCTGGGCTTGATAATATTGAAACTATTTTTAACGTTCCTATGTTTGGAAATAGGGACATTCTGAGATGGGAAGCGGAAAGGGACCTGGAAAGAAAATTGATGACTGAATCAGGGGTTAGGATTCCTAAAAAAATAAACAATCCCAGCAAAATTGAAGGAACTGTAATGGTTAAGTTCCCAGGAGCCAGAGGAGGAAGAGGATACTTCGTTGCCAACTCAACTGAAGAATTTGATCAGAAGATTGAGGCTATGTTGGAGAGAAAATGGATTGAAGAAAAGGATATAAAAAATGCACACATGGAAGAATACGTATTAGGGTGTAATTATTGTATTCATTACTTCTTCTCAGGATTAAAGGATGAAGTGGAGCTTTTAGGAATTGACAGCAGATATGAATCCACCATTGATGGTTTAGTCCGAGTACCTGCGAGAGACCAGCTAGACATCGGGGCAAATGCCTCATATGTTGTAACAGGTAATCACCCTGTAGTTTTAAGAGAATCACTACTTCCACAGGCATTTGACATAGGAGACAAAATCACAGAGGGTGCTAAAGAACTGGTACCACCAGGATTTAATGGTCCGTTCTGTATGCAGACTCTAGTTAACGATGACTTGGAAATAGTAGTATTTGAAATGAGTGCACGGTCAGACGGTGGAACAAACACCTTCATGAACGGATCCGCATACAGCTACCTCTATTACGGAGAACCATTGAGCATGGGCCGTAGAATGGCACTCGAAATCAAAAATGGAATTAGCGAAAATCGCTTAGAAGAGATCATAACCTGA